A stretch of Brassica napus cultivar Da-Ae chromosome C6, Da-Ae, whole genome shotgun sequence DNA encodes these proteins:
- the LOC106404987 gene encoding paraxanthine methyltransferase 1-like produces the protein MATTPQWVMIGEGPESYNQHSSYQGALLEAAKEKMNEAISAKLSLDLISGRFTVADFGCASGPNTFVAVQNIIDAVEDKYLKATGQNPAENIEFQVLFNDSTTNDFNTLFQALPAGRRYYSAGVPGSFFGRVLPKHSFHIGVISYAFHFTSENPKGITDRDSPLWNRDMHCTGFNEAVKKVYLDQYSADTKNLLDARAEEIIPGGLMLLFGSVLRDGVKMSETAKGMVLDFIGASLNELAQQGVIDQDKVDSFSTPLYIAEEGELRQIIKENGKFTIEAFEDIIHPNGEFPLDPKILAVSFRACCGALLSAHFGVDTMRKAFELVEVKAREEFSRIQNAKPGMQYLIVLRKN, from the exons ATGGCAACTACTCCACAATGGGTCATGATTGGAGAAGGTCCTGAGAGTTACAACCAACACTCTTCGTATcag GGAGCATTGTTGGAAGCCGCAAAAGAGAAGATGAACGAGGCTATCTCAGCCAAACTCAGCCTCGACTTGATTTCTGGTCGCTTCACTGTTGCTGATTTTGGTTGTGCGAGTGGACCTAACACTTTTGTGGCAGTACAAAACATAATAGATGCAGTAGAAGACAAGTATCTCAAGGCAACCGGACAAAACCCTGCGGAGAACATCGAGTTCCAAGTCCTCTTCAATGATTCTACCACCAACGATTTCAACACTCTCTTCCAGGCACTTCCTGCGGGGAGACGCTACTATAGCGCTGGTGTTCCGGGTTCCTTCTTCGGCCGTGTCCTCCCTAAGCATAGTTTCCACATAGGAGTCATCAGTTATGCTTTCCATTTCACCTCCGAAAACCCCAAAGGGATCACCGACCGTGACTCTCCTCTGTGGAACAGAGACATGCATTGCACTGGCTTTAACGAAGCAGTCAAGAAAGTATATCTTGATCAGTACTCGGCCGACACCAAGAATCTATTAGACGCTAGAGCTGAGGAGATCATCCCCGGGGGATTGATGTTGCTTTTCGGATCAGTTTTAAGAGACGGAGTTAAGATGTCGGAGACCGCTAAAGGAATGGTGCTGGATTTCATCGGAGCTTCTCTTAACGAGCTTGCTCaacag GGTGTCATCGACCAAGATAAGGTTGACTCTTTTAGCACACCACTCTACATTGCAGAAGAAGGCGAGTTAAGGCAAATCATAAAGGAGAATGGGAAGTTCACAATTGAGGCTTTTGAGGATATCATTCATCCAAACGGGGAGTTTCCGTTAGACCCCAAGATATTGGCCGTGTCCTTTAGAGCTTGCTGTGGAGCTCTCCTATCGGCACATTTTGGAGTGGACACAATGAGGAAAGCCTTTGAACTCGTCGAGGTCAAGGCACGGGAAGAGTTTTCTCGCATCCAGAATGCCAAACCCGGAATGCAGTACCTCATCGTGCTTCGCAAGAACTGA
- the LOC106403693 gene encoding uncharacterized protein LOC106403693, which yields MGQTSTEGSLDETTLERLIEMIDENNCLAKGKGKEYDLPGTSEGAGLIVGDMSSTIGERDIVVQFQTDTLQQLRDDHPLYISLQYPLLFPYGEYGFHPEIPLHLETRTSRTRQFLTIREFYAAQIQTRLNQGMTLIKSGRLLHQYIVDIYTAIEEDQLRWVRNNQDVLRAELYNNVLDAVSRGDTDAKIIGQRFILPPSFTGGPQYLVEKYHDAMAICREYGNPDLFVTITANPNWSEIKEHLARYGGESPNDRPDIECRVFKMKLDQLLKDFKKGTFFKPYTAAVHRIEFQKRGLPHAHILLWFGNSSRTPSADEVDAIISAELPDKEKDPEAYALVTKHVIHGPCGVMNPKSPCMDKNVCLKKFPRPYNDNTSVDKSGYILYRRRRNENATVVKNGSTLDNTFVVPHNIDLLKKYEAHINVEWCNRTSAVKYLFKYITKGVDRATAVIEKGNTASTSDATASGGSKERVIKHRNEIQDYIDARYLSSCESMGRTYAFYVHKRKPSVKKLIIHLEGEHNISVKETDNLGHVIRKPEYFVWNNNTKVWSERKRGRAIGRIVAVYPSAGDRYYLRILINKIKSPRSYDELKTYNDVKYPDFKSVCYARGYLDNDVEWLESMSEGALWATPYQLREMFVTFLNSCFVSSPKNLWENSWRSMSEDILYKRQRILNHANLELDDDTLEQYTLIEVEKLMRLHEHSLGDIKEMPKIKPVLLRELGNSLWYQELDYDVAEETLRHDMQFNKLNPDQRAIYEAVLDSDNKKDGKLFFIVLPVASSGIAKLLLPNGRTAHSRFNIPLKLSEDKLCNIKPGTMLAELIEKTDPIIWDEAPMTHKHPFEALDKTLRDIMSKRNPSTKEQTFGGKTVLLEGDFRQILPVVPQGNRADTVLASISYSYLWGSCHKFSLKINMRVNQDEKEFSDWLLQVGEGHPHLESGYECDNHHEQMTAVDKSLIRVSGDDSLKEVVDAAYGDISKMTNPQTSYTDKAILTPRNETVDEINAYTISQTDGDYPRTNSL from the exons ATGGGTCAAACTTCAACAGAAGGTAGTCTTGATGAGACAACATTAGAGCGGCTTATCGAGATGATTGACGAGAATAACTGTTTGGCTAAG GGGAAAGGGAAAGAATACGATCTTCCGGGTACGAGTGAGGGGGCAGGTCTTATCGTAGGGGATATGTCATCAACAATCGGAGAACGAGATATAGTGGTCCAATTCCAAACTGACACTTTGCAGCAGCTACGTGATGATCACCCCTTATACATTAGCCTCCAATACCCTCTTTTATTTCCATATGGTGAGTATGGTTTCCATCCCGAGATCCCACTACATCTTGAGACAAGAACTTCCAGAACAAGGCAATTCCTAACCATACGCGAATTCTACGCAGCTCAAATTCAGACACGTCTTAACCAAGGAATGACTTTAATAAAGAGCGGTCGTCTACTCCATCAATATATAGTTGACATTTATACGGCAATCGAGGAGGATCAGTTAAGGTGGGTGAGGAACAACCAGGATGTCCTGAGGGCAGAACTCTACAATAATGTCCTTGATGCTGTTTCCAGAGGCGATACCGATGCCAAAATTATTGGTCAAAGGTTTATACTTCCACCAAGTTTCACCGGTGGCCCTCAGTACTTAGTTGAGAAATACCATGACGCAATGGCTATTTGCAGAGAATATGGTAATCCAGATTTGTTTGTCACAATTACTGCCAATCCTAACTGGAGTGAGATTAAAGAACATCTTGCCAGATATGGTGGAGAATCTCCTAATGATAGACCAGACATTGAATGTCGAGTCTTTAAAATGAAGTTGGATCAGCTGCTCAAGGATTTCAAAAAAGGAACTTTCTTCAAACCATATACAGCAGCAGTTCACCGGATAGAGTTTCAAAAAAGAGGTCTCCCCCATgcacatatattattgtggtttGGAAACTCTTCCAGAACGCCAAGCGCGGATGAAGTAGATGCGATCATATCAGCCGAGCTCCCAGACAAAGAAAAGGATCCAGAGGCTTATGCTTTAGTCACAAAACACGTGATCCATGGTCCATGTGGTGTCATGAATCCGAAGTCACCATGTATGGATAAAAATGTGTGCTTGAAAAAGTTTCCTCGGCCGTATAACGACAACACTTCGGTTGACAAGTCGGGATATATATTGTATCGTCGGCGCCGGAACGAAAATGCGACTGTGGTAAAGAATGGATCAACCTTGGACAACACTTTTGTCGTACCTCATAACATCGATCTCCTGAAGAAGTACGAGGCTCATATTAATGTTGAATGGTGTAATCGTACAAGTGCGGTCAAGTACTTATTCAAATACATTACCAAGGGTGTTGACAGAGCAACAGCTGTCATTGAGAAAGGAAATACGGCCAGTACATCTGACGCAACAGCCTCTGGCGGATCGAAAGAGAGGGTCATCAAACACCGAAATGAGATCCAAGATTACATAGATGCTCGATATCTATCATCTTGTGAGTCTATGGGGCGGACGTATGCATTCTACGTACACAAGAGAAAACCATCAGTCAAGAAGCTTATCATTCACTTAGAAGGCGAACATAATATATCAGTTAAAGAAACTGATAACCTCGGCCATGTAATCCGCAAGCCAG AATATTTCGTATGGAACAATAACACTAAAGTCTGGTCTGAGCGTAAGAGAGGCAGAGCCATAGGAAGAATTGTAGCAGTTTATCCATCAGCAGGTGATCGTTACTATCTAAGGATCCTCATAAATAAGATAAAGAGTCCTAGAAGCTACGACGAGCTCAAAACATACAACGATGTGAAATATCCTGACTTCAAATCAGTTTGCTACGCACGCGGATATTTGGACAACGATGTCGAGTGGCTCGAGAGTATGTCAGAGGGTGCTTTATGGGCTACCCCATACCAGCTCCGCGAAATGTTTGTCACGTTTCTTAATAGTTGTTTCGTTTCGAGCCCTAAAAACCTATGGGAAAACTCGTGGAGATCGATGAGTGAGGACATACTCTACAAGAGGCAGAGAATCTTAAATCATGCAAATCTGGAGCTGGATGATGATACTCTTGAGCAATACACATTAATTGAGGTGGAAAAGTTGATGCGCCTGCATGAGCACTCACTAGGTGATATTAAAGAGATGCCAAAGATCAAACCTGTTTTGCTAAGAGAACTGGGAAACAGTTTGTGGTACCAAGAACTGGATTACGATGTTGCTGAGGAAACTCTAAGACATGACATGCAATTCAACAAACTTAATCCTGATCAACGTGCGATTTACGAAGCGGTCTTAGACTCTGATAATAAAAAGGATGGAAAGCTATTCTTT ATAGTTTTGCCAGTTGCCTCTTCAGGAATAGCCAAACTATTGTTACCTAACGGTAGAACCGCGCATTCACGCTTCAATATCCCTTTAAAGCTCAGTGAAGATAAGCTCTGCAACATCAAACCTGGAACAATGCTGGCTGAGCTAATCGAGAAAACAGATCCTATAATTTGGGACGAAGCACCTATGACGCATAAGCATCCTTTTGAGGCACTGGACAAGACGTTGAGAGACATAATGTCAAAAAGAAACCCTTCTACAAAGGAGCAGACTTTTGGCGGTAAGACAGTTTTGTTAGAGGGTGATTTCAGACAGATTCTACCTGTGGTTCCACAAGGCAACAGAGCTGATACTGTCTTGGCATCGATAAGTTACTCATACCTATGGGGTAGCTGTCACAAattctctttaaaaataaatatgcgAGTCAATCAGGACGAAAAGGAGTTCTCCGATTGGCTTCTGCAGGTCGGGGAAGGTCATCCACACCTAGAATCGGGGTATGAGTGtgacaaccaccatgaacagaTGACAGCAGTTGATAAATCGTTGATTCGTGTGAGTGGTGATGATTCACTAAAAGAAGTTGTGGATGCCGCATATGGAGACATCAGCAAGATGACTAATCCGCAGACATCCTACACTGATAAGGCTATACTCACACCCCGTAATGAAACCGTCGATGAAATTAACGCCTATACCATCTCGCAAACCGACGGG GATTACCCTCGCACAAACTCACTCTGA